Below is a genomic region from Granulibacter bethesdensis CGDNIH1.
GGCGATGCTGTCGCGCACGCTGTGCTCGACGGCTTTGTGCAGCAGGCGTTGCCGCAGCCGGGCCATGACGCTACCGCGTGGGATCGGCAGGCGAATGGGGAAAGGTTCCTCGTCGTTCATGACCGTTTCCACGGATTGGGCATGCCCAGACTGCGCATGATACGGGCTTCTTCCGCTTCCATGCGTCTGGCGTCTCCGGCGTGATGGTGATCATGCCCGTGCAGATGCAGCACGCCATGCACCAGCAGATGGGCCAGATGATGCACCGGGCGTTTGCGGGCGGCCTTTGCCTCCCGCAGCACGACGCCGAGCGCGAGAACGATTTCGCCCCCTTCCGCGCCGGGCATTCCGACCGGTTCGAAAGTCAGCACATTGGTTGGTTTGTCCTTGCCGCGATGCCGTGCATTCAGGCGGCGCACATCACGGTCGCAACTCAGTACCACACAGTCGGCCGTGCTGCCGGCTGCTCTGGCGACCCGGCGGATCAGCCTGTCGGCATGCGGGATATGCCGCCGCCAGGCCGGTTCCGTGACGATGATCTCGGGCACGATGTAACCGGGTGAGACCCCGTCCTCATCCGTATCCGAAGGGAACCCCGCGGGCGCAAAAGAGGCACTCGCGGGGTTGGGACTACTTGCCGGGTCCATTGATTTCTGACCGTGCTCCTGATCGTGTGCGCTGTTCCGTCTGGCCATGTGTGTCCGCATCACGGCTTCGGTCCTGCTGGGCAGCCGAGCGCTGGTCGTAAGCGTCTACAATGGCCGCGACCAGCGGGTGGCGCACCACATCCCGCTTGTCGAAACGGCAGATGCCGAGGGCGGGAATGCCCTCCAGCGTGTCAAGCGCGTCCCGCAGGCCGGAGCGCTGCCCGGCCGGAAGATCAATCTGGCTGAGATCACCGGTGATGACCATGCGTGTGCCCTCGCCCATGCGGGTCAGGAACATCTTCATCTGTACCGGGGTGGTATTCTGGGCCTCGTCCAGAATGACGAAGGAATGGGCCAGGGTCCGGCCTCGCATGAAGGCCAGCGGTGCGACTTCGATTTCGCCGGTGGCCATGCGCCGTGCGGCCTGATCGCCCGGCATCATGTCGTGCAGCGCGTCATAGAGCGGGCGCAGATAGGGATCGACCTTCTCCTTCATGTCGCCGGGCAGGAAGCCGAGCCGTTCCCCGGCCTCGACCGCCGGGCGGGACAGCACGATCCGGTCCACGCGCCCAGCCTGAAGCATGGCCACGGCCTGAGCCACGGCGAGATAGGTTTTGCCGGTCCCGGCAGGGCCGATGCCGAACACCATTTCCTTGGTGCTGAGCATTTCAATATAGGCAGCCTGCCCCGCGCTGCGCGGGCTGAGCGCCCCGCGTCGCGTGCGGATGGAGGGCAGATCGGCCAGCGGCAGGCGCGGCGAGCGATCTCCTTCCTCGAAACGGCTTTTGGTCAGGCGCACTGCTGCATCTACGTCACCCATGGTCACGTCCTCGCCCCGTTCGAGCTTCTGCCACAAGGCAGCAAGCGCCAGTTTCACCGCTTCGACCAGATCGGATTCGCCCGCGATGGCAATTTTGTTGCCACGACAGGATATCCGCACTCCCAGCCCCTGTTCCAGCCGTACCAGATGACGGTCATGATCGCCCAGAAGC
It encodes:
- the ybeY gene encoding rRNA maturation RNase YbeY — encoded protein: MDPASSPNPASASFAPAGFPSDTDEDGVSPGYIVPEIIVTEPAWRRHIPHADRLIRRVARAAGSTADCVVLSCDRDVRRLNARHRGKDKPTNVLTFEPVGMPGAEGGEIVLALGVVLREAKAARKRPVHHLAHLLVHGVLHLHGHDHHHAGDARRMEAEEARIMRSLGMPNPWKRS
- a CDS encoding PhoH family protein — its product is MQFANNLLLPQLLGDHDRHLVRLEQGLGVRISCRGNKIAIAGESDLVEAVKLALAALWQKLERGEDVTMGDVDAAVRLTKSRFEEGDRSPRLPLADLPSIRTRRGALSPRSAGQAAYIEMLSTKEMVFGIGPAGTGKTYLAVAQAVAMLQAGRVDRIVLSRPAVEAGERLGFLPGDMKEKVDPYLRPLYDALHDMMPGDQAARRMATGEIEVAPLAFMRGRTLAHSFVILDEAQNTTPVQMKMFLTRMGEGTRMVITGDLSQIDLPAGQRSGLRDALDTLEGIPALGICRFDKRDVVRHPLVAAIVDAYDQRSAAQQDRSRDADTHGQTEQRTRSGARSEINGPGK